A DNA window from Mesotoga sp. BH458_6_3_2_1 contains the following coding sequences:
- a CDS encoding GntR family transcriptional regulator, producing the protein MTPKYTVIERYLLEELKSGKYSVGDKLPTEKELMNKFSASRETVRKALDRLSFKAAIVRRPGLGTFVSYGSDNHLVGILVQQITSYIFPYIVLGAEDHLFRNEYKMLLGNSAEDPVKERQILTEWIESGVKGLIIDPVYSATKRSNKDLVKSMAKSGVKIVLVHSDWNIDNVSCNVLDDAYGGEKASEIFFEYGHQRVAVIYKSTHLPGVIRAKSFVDRCKQLGFTKIYEKSFNVSEFTGAPMQIAHELMSLPSQLRPTAVFCYNDATALQLQLVAKRLALNIPEDISVIGFDDGPIGDFREVLTTFAHPKEEVGRKSVEILLDMLNGSNTHRVVHQPELIERSSVAEAKQYLK; encoded by the coding sequence ATCACTCCAAAGTATACTGTCATTGAACGTTACCTGCTCGAAGAACTCAAGTCCGGGAAATACTCTGTAGGGGATAAACTCCCCACAGAGAAGGAATTGATGAACAAGTTCAGTGCCAGTAGAGAGACAGTTCGAAAAGCTTTGGATCGACTCTCTTTCAAAGCGGCTATCGTGAGAAGACCGGGCCTTGGAACCTTCGTCAGCTATGGCAGCGATAACCACCTTGTCGGCATTCTTGTGCAACAGATAACCAGCTACATATTCCCCTATATTGTTCTCGGAGCTGAAGATCATCTCTTCCGGAACGAATACAAGATGCTGTTGGGTAATTCAGCGGAAGATCCAGTGAAGGAGAGGCAGATTCTTACGGAGTGGATCGAATCGGGAGTGAAGGGCTTAATAATCGACCCAGTTTACAGCGCGACGAAGAGGTCAAACAAGGATCTCGTAAAGTCCATGGCCAAATCCGGAGTGAAGATCGTTCTCGTCCACAGTGACTGGAATATCGATAACGTAAGCTGCAATGTCCTCGATGACGCATACGGAGGGGAAAAGGCGTCGGAAATCTTCTTTGAATACGGCCACCAGAGAGTAGCTGTAATCTACAAGTCAACACATCTGCCGGGCGTCATAAGGGCAAAGAGTTTCGTCGACCGTTGCAAGCAGCTTGGATTTACTAAGATTTACGAGAAGTCCTTCAACGTCTCGGAATTTACCGGAGCGCCTATGCAGATAGCTCATGAACTCATGTCTCTCCCCTCTCAGCTGCGTCCGACAGCAGTATTCTGCTACAACGATGCGACTGCTCTTCAGCTTCAGTTAGTAGCCAAAAGACTGGCGCTGAATATTCCCGAAGATATATCCGTAATCGGATTTGACGACGGACCAATCGGAGATTTCAGAGAAGTCCTAACCACCTTTGCCCACCCTAAAGAAGAGGTGGGGAGGAAATCTGTCGAGATTCTCCTGGACATGCTAAATGGTTCCAATACTCATAGAGTTGTTCACCAACCGGAATTGATAGAGAGAAGCTCAGTAGCAGAAGCGAAACAGTATCTCAAGTGA
- a CDS encoding flavodoxin family protein, with protein MRVFSVMGSPRLKGNTMLVLDYFTKGMREGHDKLELKSVFLHGKKIEPCAGCDKCKNGGESCVINDDMLDLYGEVFAADVIIFSTPIYWWNMSAQLKTFLDRLYALDYEKAFKGKKFVLLMTYGGEDPNSGAEIVEKSMREICDFVSMEFSVSFGMCSELSEDEREEALKKVYNLGFDL; from the coding sequence ATGAGGGTATTCTCTGTTATGGGAAGTCCAAGATTGAAGGGCAATACTATGCTTGTCCTGGATTATTTCACGAAGGGGATGAGAGAGGGACACGATAAGCTGGAGTTGAAATCCGTCTTTCTTCATGGTAAGAAGATCGAACCGTGCGCGGGCTGCGACAAATGCAAAAATGGTGGCGAATCCTGCGTAATTAATGACGACATGCTTGATCTTTATGGTGAAGTCTTTGCCGCCGATGTGATTATCTTTTCCACACCCATATACTGGTGGAATATGAGTGCTCAGTTGAAGACTTTCCTTGACAGATTGTACGCACTCGACTACGAAAAGGCCTTCAAAGGAAAGAAGTTCGTTCTTCTCATGACTTACGGTGGTGAGGATCCTAATTCCGGAGCCGAAATTGTCGAAAAGAGTATGAGGGAGATCTGTGACTTCGTTTCTATGGAGTTTTCTGTTAGTTTCGGAATGTGCAGCGAGCTGAGTGAAGATGAAAGAGAGGAGGCTCTAAAAAAGGTCTACAATCTTGGTTTTGATCTTTGA
- a CDS encoding TetR/AcrR family transcriptional regulator yields MKSSDVNEARERIIKSSIELFSQKGFHATTASEIAEAAGVTKGLIYYYFDSKEEILSHVVDSLLRDATTIAMDFVQASIIQMIRDGELDIEHDRMKFIDEDSVARFVKRSLSYYDKILDYLIENRLTLRILMYESLKESKHHDDLFRLLDLTRDTDDNPIFKSISEADSDFNYSSEMTLFKFFFSIIPLVTFAAYYDDFKKKSLMSDEELRSSFLQSFRVVLSSLINGTEISLRTGTPGQS; encoded by the coding sequence TTGAAATCTTCAGATGTCAACGAGGCTCGAGAAAGAATAATAAAATCATCGATAGAGTTGTTTTCTCAAAAGGGATTTCACGCGACAACCGCAAGTGAGATAGCGGAAGCTGCGGGGGTAACCAAAGGTCTCATATACTATTACTTCGATAGCAAAGAAGAAATTCTGAGCCACGTGGTGGATTCTCTGCTAAGAGATGCGACGACGATTGCTATGGACTTCGTTCAGGCAAGTATTATCCAGATGATAAGAGATGGAGAGCTAGATATAGAGCATGACAGGATGAAGTTCATAGATGAAGATTCGGTTGCGCGTTTCGTGAAGAGGTCACTCTCCTATTACGACAAGATACTCGACTATCTCATTGAGAACAGGCTGACTCTGAGAATATTGATGTACGAATCCTTGAAAGAAAGCAAACACCACGACGACCTTTTCAGACTGCTTGATCTTACAAGAGATACCGATGACAACCCGATTTTCAAATCGATTTCCGAGGCCGATAGTGACTTCAACTACTCTTCAGAAATGACGCTCTTCAAATTCTTTTTCTCGATAATTCCGCTTGTAACCTTTGCGGCTTACTACGACGATTTCAAAAAGAAGAGTCTGATGAGTGATGAAGAATTGCGTAGCTCCTTTCTTCAATCATTTCGAGTTGTTCTCTCTTCCCTGATAAATGGGACCGAGATTTCGCTGAGGACAGGAACTCCTGGTCAATCGTGA
- a CDS encoding calcium-translocating P-type ATPase, PMCA-type, with amino-acid sequence MTWHFIETKAVTEELDVDPGIGLGSSEAEERLGKYGENTLREERKKTNLERFAEQFKDVMIIILIAAAAISFIVSIFEKEGFFEPVLIILIVILNAVIGVIQESKAEKALDALKKLSSPNARVIRDGEQKLIRASKLVPGDIILIEAGDFVPADARIFESASLKVDESALTGESVPSEKSADAIVKEEASLGDRHNMVFSGCGVSYGRGKGVVVETGMKTEMGKIAGLLSGEEDTQTPLQHRLAVLGKYLGIAALIACAVIFLVGLIEGIPIMEIFMISVSLAVSAIPEGLPAIVTVVLAIGVQRMVKRNAIIRKLPAVETLGSATVICSDKTGTLTQNKMTLVKAFSAASSVTEDISGDNSSEMRDLLLYATLCSDGRVVIEDGEEKHIGDPTETSIVLAAMRNGILKDEIEKKYPRLAEIPFDSERKMMTTINGIDGKNVVIVKGAIDSVATRCTSGEVEKGKEIAEEMGSSALRVLAIASREINTIPATLDPAEIESGLTFLGLVAMIDPARPEAKESVGLCRQAGIRPVMITGDHKLTAAAIAKEVGILLDGDEVVSGIELSKMSDDELDRRVRDISVYARVSPSDKIRIVRALQKKGEVVAMTGDGVNDAPALKAADIGCAMGITGTDVAKSAADMTLTDDNFATIVHAVKEGRGIYDNIRKVVGFLLGTNIGEILTVFTAMMIWREAPLISAQLLWINLVTDSLPAIALGMEPVEKDVMKRKPKPKNEGIFARGLGIQVLLQGAMFAILTLIGFAIGWKSTGDVVVGRTMAFVILSLTQIFHSFNMRSNHSLFRIGILSNKVLSLAVLTSLAMVAAVVFISPFATVFGLTQLETPMYVLALLLSLVPIPVIEIAKLIGLIRHKH; translated from the coding sequence ATGACTTGGCATTTCATTGAGACAAAAGCGGTTACCGAAGAACTTGATGTCGATCCAGGAATTGGCCTAGGTTCTTCTGAAGCGGAAGAACGTCTGGGCAAATACGGCGAAAACACTCTCCGCGAGGAGAGAAAGAAGACGAATCTTGAACGCTTTGCAGAGCAGTTCAAGGACGTAATGATAATCATTCTGATTGCCGCCGCCGCGATTTCGTTTATTGTCTCGATCTTCGAAAAGGAAGGGTTCTTCGAGCCGGTTCTGATAATACTTATTGTAATCCTGAACGCTGTTATCGGCGTAATACAGGAGAGTAAGGCAGAGAAGGCTCTGGATGCTTTGAAAAAGCTCTCTTCACCAAACGCCAGGGTAATTCGTGACGGAGAACAAAAGTTAATTCGAGCATCGAAGCTGGTACCGGGAGATATTATCCTCATCGAGGCCGGTGACTTCGTTCCTGCCGATGCGAGAATCTTTGAAAGCGCGAGTTTGAAGGTCGATGAGTCTGCCCTTACCGGTGAATCGGTCCCCTCCGAGAAATCGGCAGATGCAATCGTTAAGGAAGAGGCTTCTCTCGGTGATAGACACAACATGGTTTTTTCAGGGTGCGGCGTCAGTTATGGAAGAGGGAAGGGCGTCGTCGTTGAGACGGGAATGAAGACAGAAATGGGAAAGATCGCGGGCCTGCTTTCTGGAGAAGAAGATACCCAAACTCCTCTCCAACACAGACTGGCCGTTCTCGGGAAGTATCTCGGCATCGCCGCTCTTATTGCCTGTGCAGTGATTTTTCTTGTGGGGCTCATCGAAGGTATTCCAATAATGGAGATCTTCATGATCTCTGTTTCGCTAGCAGTTTCGGCGATTCCGGAAGGGCTTCCGGCGATCGTGACAGTTGTGCTTGCCATTGGAGTCCAACGAATGGTGAAGAGAAACGCTATAATTCGAAAGCTGCCCGCCGTGGAGACTCTCGGAAGCGCCACTGTAATCTGTTCAGATAAGACGGGGACTCTCACACAGAATAAGATGACCCTTGTCAAGGCCTTTTCGGCTGCCTCGTCAGTTACTGAGGACATCAGCGGTGACAACTCGTCTGAAATGAGGGACCTTTTGCTGTATGCGACGCTTTGTTCAGACGGAAGAGTCGTTATTGAGGATGGAGAAGAGAAGCACATCGGTGACCCGACCGAGACCTCTATAGTGCTTGCGGCCATGAGAAATGGGATCCTAAAAGATGAGATAGAGAAAAAGTATCCGAGACTGGCCGAGATACCATTCGATTCAGAACGTAAGATGATGACAACTATTAACGGCATCGATGGAAAGAACGTGGTAATTGTTAAAGGCGCGATAGATTCAGTCGCCACAAGATGCACATCCGGAGAAGTCGAAAAGGGGAAAGAGATCGCGGAGGAAATGGGAAGCAGTGCGCTTCGAGTTCTTGCCATAGCCTCCAGAGAAATCAATACGATTCCAGCGACCCTTGATCCAGCCGAGATTGAGAGTGGTCTCACGTTCCTTGGTCTCGTTGCTATGATAGATCCGGCGCGTCCCGAAGCGAAAGAGTCCGTCGGACTTTGCCGCCAGGCAGGGATTAGACCCGTGATGATCACCGGCGATCACAAACTCACGGCTGCGGCTATTGCCAAAGAAGTCGGCATCTTGCTTGACGGAGATGAGGTTGTCTCCGGAATCGAGCTCTCAAAAATGTCTGATGATGAACTGGACAGGAGAGTAAGAGACATCTCGGTCTATGCAAGAGTATCTCCGTCAGACAAGATAAGGATCGTTCGTGCATTACAAAAGAAGGGTGAAGTCGTTGCAATGACTGGGGACGGGGTGAACGATGCTCCGGCTCTAAAAGCCGCAGATATCGGATGTGCGATGGGAATAACCGGAACCGATGTTGCGAAGAGCGCGGCCGACATGACGCTCACTGACGACAATTTCGCGACGATTGTGCATGCCGTTAAGGAAGGTCGCGGCATATACGACAATATCAGAAAAGTGGTTGGTTTCCTGCTGGGAACAAACATTGGAGAGATACTCACAGTCTTTACAGCAATGATGATCTGGAGAGAAGCTCCGCTGATATCTGCACAACTGCTCTGGATAAACCTAGTGACCGACAGCCTTCCGGCGATCGCTCTCGGTATGGAGCCAGTAGAGAAGGATGTCATGAAAAGAAAGCCTAAACCCAAGAATGAAGGCATTTTTGCCAGGGGACTTGGTATTCAGGTTCTTCTTCAAGGAGCTATGTTTGCCATCCTCACTTTGATCGGCTTTGCGATTGGCTGGAAGAGCACCGGAGATGTTGTTGTCGGGAGAACCATGGCCTTTGTCATTCTTTCTTTAACTCAGATCTTTCACTCGTTCAATATGCGGTCAAACCACTCGCTGTTCAGAATCGGGATCCTTTCAAACAAGGTACTATCTCTTGCAGTGTTGACATCGCTGGCCATGGTGGCTGCAGTTGTATTCATCTCTCCTTTCGCGACAGTTTTCGGATTGACTCAACTGGAGACGCCGATGTACGTTCTGGCTCTCCTTCTCTCACTGGTGCCTATTCCCGTAATTGAGATTGCGAAGTTGATTGGACTTATTCGCCACAAGCATTGA
- a CDS encoding NAD(P)H-dependent oxidoreductase codes for MRLLVINGSPRGSRSNSLVIANHFLSGIKAALQNDLQPEVVNLIEEHSALSDVTDRIAVTDKVLFAFPLYVDSMPGLVMGLFETLYNLRGRLSGKEFLFSIQCGFPETLNLRFVERYLQKLTGRLGADYGGCISRGGMEGARFLSEDSQILQRYRELGEIYGKTGKLDKDLLGKIADPERIPLAAKAIALALSPIGIFDKYWNKQLKSNGVFRRRNDRPYEE; via the coding sequence ATGCGATTACTAGTCATTAATGGATCACCTAGAGGAAGCAGGAGTAACTCACTCGTAATTGCGAATCACTTCTTGAGTGGAATAAAAGCCGCTCTCCAGAACGATCTCCAGCCAGAAGTTGTGAACTTGATCGAAGAGCATTCGGCCCTCTCTGATGTGACAGATAGAATCGCCGTTACAGATAAGGTTCTCTTTGCCTTCCCCTTGTATGTGGACAGCATGCCAGGCTTGGTGATGGGGCTATTTGAGACCTTATATAACTTGAGGGGGAGGTTATCGGGAAAAGAGTTCTTGTTTTCCATCCAGTGCGGCTTCCCTGAGACTCTGAACCTGAGATTCGTCGAAAGATACCTGCAGAAGCTTACAGGAAGACTCGGAGCAGACTATGGGGGATGCATCAGCAGGGGAGGGATGGAAGGAGCGAGATTTCTTTCTGAAGATTCGCAGATACTTCAGAGATATCGGGAACTCGGAGAGATCTATGGAAAGACCGGTAAGCTAGACAAAGATCTGCTCGGAAAAATCGCAGATCCGGAGAGAATACCATTGGCCGCCAAAGCGATCGCTCTGGCCCTTTCCCCGATCGGCATTTTCGACAAATACTGGAACAAACAACTTAAGTCAAACGGGGTTTTCAGAAGAAGGAATGACAGACCTTACGAAGAATAG
- a CDS encoding flavodoxin family protein, producing the protein MKITILNGTNKERGTFEEYLEKLIESLSKMKNEIQYFKLRDLQIKQCMGCFGCWIETPGECIIPDDTVKIRRAAVNSDLLLFASPLVLGFTTSILKKAIDKMIPIVHPYFTVRAGEIHHKKRYKTYPLLGVLIGKEIDTDEEDLEIVRAIYERVAIEMATSLVFFDSVERSPEEVAYAITSH; encoded by the coding sequence ATGAAGATCACAATTCTAAACGGCACCAATAAGGAAAGAGGCACTTTTGAAGAGTACCTGGAAAAGCTCATCGAATCTCTCTCAAAGATGAAGAATGAGATTCAGTATTTCAAGCTGAGAGATCTGCAGATCAAGCAATGCATGGGATGTTTTGGATGCTGGATCGAGACTCCTGGAGAATGCATCATTCCGGATGACACAGTCAAAATCAGACGGGCCGCAGTGAATTCCGATCTACTTCTTTTTGCTTCACCGCTCGTTCTCGGCTTCACCACATCGATTCTTAAGAAAGCAATCGACAAAATGATTCCGATCGTCCATCCCTATTTCACAGTAAGAGCTGGCGAAATCCACCATAAGAAGCGCTACAAGACTTACCCGCTCTTGGGTGTCCTGATCGGGAAAGAAATCGATACAGACGAAGAGGATCTGGAAATAGTTCGGGCAATATATGAACGGGTGGCAATTGAGATGGCAACCAGTCTTGTATTCTTCGATTCCGTTGAGAGATCGCCTGAGGAGGTCGCATATGCGATTACTAGTCATTAA
- a CDS encoding Gfo/Idh/MocA family protein has protein sequence MRNDRLRVAIIGAGQIVEVTHLPILSSMREKLDLVGIADIVAERAERLATKFGVERAFQDYEEMLSLLKPDAALVCTPNRFHAAATVTALRTGCHVFCEKPPAMTKEEVYQMMVASRKEGRILSFNFNYRYRSEAIAIKKFVDNGDLGEVYLCEGNFLRRRGVPGWGSFSNKEMQGGGPLMDIGVHMLDLALFMMGFPEPESVTASTYCKIGNKKGVGLMGSWDPGKFNVEDSAFGFVKFANGASLILKTAFALNMKDRSTMNLQIFGDRAGATVFPPEVFTEIHGELADISLPFVEDKNCYMRSLGAFFDRCRGGSAELPNPEQAFLVQSLLDAFYDSAESGSPVIFERGSMQ, from the coding sequence ATGAGAAACGACAGACTCCGGGTTGCGATAATCGGTGCTGGGCAGATAGTCGAGGTTACACATTTGCCCATTCTTTCATCAATGAGGGAGAAATTGGATCTTGTCGGGATTGCAGACATTGTTGCGGAGAGAGCCGAAAGACTGGCGACCAAATTCGGTGTAGAACGGGCTTTCCAAGATTATGAGGAGATGCTTTCGCTTCTCAAGCCAGATGCAGCACTTGTCTGCACGCCGAATAGATTTCATGCGGCTGCCACAGTGACCGCACTTAGGACAGGTTGCCATGTCTTCTGTGAAAAACCTCCTGCTATGACCAAGGAAGAGGTCTACCAGATGATGGTCGCTTCGAGGAAAGAAGGAAGGATTCTTTCTTTTAACTTCAATTACCGGTACAGGAGCGAGGCAATCGCTATCAAGAAGTTCGTTGATAACGGCGATCTTGGCGAAGTCTATCTTTGCGAGGGGAACTTCTTGAGACGGCGCGGGGTACCCGGCTGGGGTTCCTTCTCAAACAAGGAAATGCAGGGCGGAGGACCCCTGATGGATATCGGCGTGCACATGCTCGATCTCGCCCTCTTCATGATGGGTTTCCCAGAACCAGAAAGCGTGACGGCCAGCACCTACTGCAAGATAGGTAACAAGAAGGGTGTCGGTCTGATGGGCAGCTGGGACCCGGGTAAATTCAATGTTGAAGATTCGGCTTTTGGGTTCGTGAAATTCGCAAACGGAGCATCATTGATTCTGAAAACGGCTTTCGCGTTGAACATGAAGGATCGTTCAACAATGAATCTTCAGATCTTCGGCGACAGGGCAGGCGCCACAGTCTTTCCGCCCGAAGTATTCACTGAAATTCACGGCGAGCTGGCAGATATTTCTCTTCCCTTTGTAGAAGATAAAAACTGCTATATGAGATCGTTAGGAGCATTTTTTGATCGTTGCCGGGGAGGGAGCGCTGAATTACCCAATCCCGAACAGGCATTTCTCGTTCAGAGCCTCCTCGACGCCTTTTATGATTCGGCCGAAAGTGGTTCGCCCGTGATATTCGAAAGGGGCTCAATGCAATGA
- a CDS encoding sugar phosphate isomerase/epimerase, whose protein sequence is MKLVTQDKEFFPSKMEEKMSFMYKLGFDGFEIDGRLLIEEFAEVKAAVRSTGVPVTSACGGYRGWIGDFSSERRSQAVKDIVEILKALADVGGKGIVVPAAWGIFSKRLPPMVPPRTDSEDTSVLLDSLESLDKVAAQTDTFIYLEPLNRYEDHMLNTLQSAAELIELGGFSNVRLTADAFHMNIEEADLRKSIVQNKEYIAHVHIADSNRYQPGQAHLDFDYFFSALSQIDYSGNVVFECRVAGDDPIERYRESCCFIRSIVGNTDT, encoded by the coding sequence ATGAAGCTGGTCACTCAAGACAAGGAGTTCTTTCCTTCAAAAATGGAGGAGAAAATGAGTTTCATGTATAAGCTGGGTTTCGACGGTTTCGAGATAGATGGAAGACTCTTGATCGAAGAGTTCGCCGAAGTGAAGGCGGCCGTTCGTTCCACCGGCGTTCCAGTTACAAGCGCATGCGGCGGTTACCGCGGCTGGATAGGAGATTTCTCGAGCGAGAGGAGATCTCAAGCAGTAAAGGATATCGTAGAGATCCTGAAAGCACTTGCCGACGTCGGCGGGAAAGGTATAGTAGTTCCTGCCGCCTGGGGAATCTTTTCGAAGAGACTTCCACCTATGGTCCCCCCTAGAACCGATTCAGAAGATACGTCAGTTCTGCTTGACTCCCTCGAAAGCTTGGACAAAGTGGCCGCCCAAACTGACACCTTTATCTATCTCGAGCCCCTTAACAGGTATGAGGATCACATGCTTAACACCCTGCAATCTGCCGCGGAACTGATAGAGCTGGGCGGATTTTCGAATGTCAGACTTACCGCTGACGCCTTCCATATGAATATAGAGGAGGCCGATCTTCGTAAAAGCATTGTGCAGAACAAGGAGTATATTGCGCACGTACATATCGCCGACAGCAACCGCTATCAACCGGGTCAGGCCCATCTTGATTTCGATTATTTCTTTTCTGCACTTTCGCAAATCGATTACAGCGGAAACGTGGTCTTTGAATGCAGGGTTGCTGGAGACGACCCGATCGAGAGATACAGAGAATCCTGTTGCTTCATAAGAAGCATAGTTGGGAACACCGACACATGA
- a CDS encoding zinc-binding alcohol dehydrogenase, translating to MPRMLVATAPGKAEIVEYRDRKIAANEVMVEVEFASPKHGSEIADFRGESPLIDEYYDDDWKLLLPRSPDQKKGVEFGSWNLGNMWVGKIVVKGVDVKDYGVGERVCSYGGIRETHIVNALGNHRLLRVPKAVSWKSAVCYDPAQFALSGIRDGNVRPGDHVAVIGLGAIGLLTVQLAKKIGASPVIAVDPIEVRREAARNSGADFTLDPKACDVGLEIKSLTAKTGADCIIETSGAPSALQSALRGLAHGGTISYVAWAKEFLGGINFGREAHYNYGRLIFSRAASEPGPDYPRWDRKRVERVCWEMICKGSIRGDEIVSPVVGFEESAKAYCKYVDTSPELSIKLGVAF from the coding sequence ATGCCAAGAATGCTTGTTGCAACTGCGCCAGGAAAAGCGGAGATTGTTGAATACAGGGACAGGAAGATTGCTGCGAACGAGGTTATGGTTGAAGTCGAGTTCGCTTCTCCAAAGCACGGTTCGGAGATAGCAGATTTCAGAGGCGAGAGCCCGCTTATAGACGAATATTACGATGACGACTGGAAGCTCTTACTCCCTCGATCGCCGGATCAGAAAAAAGGAGTTGAGTTCGGTTCCTGGAATCTCGGCAATATGTGGGTAGGTAAAATCGTCGTGAAGGGTGTGGATGTGAAGGACTATGGTGTTGGCGAGAGGGTCTGTTCTTACGGAGGAATTCGCGAGACTCATATTGTAAACGCCTTAGGCAATCATCGTCTATTGAGAGTTCCCAAAGCTGTCTCCTGGAAGAGCGCCGTGTGCTATGATCCAGCTCAGTTTGCTCTGTCTGGGATCAGAGACGGGAATGTGAGACCGGGTGATCATGTTGCAGTAATAGGGCTTGGAGCCATAGGACTGCTTACAGTCCAGCTCGCGAAGAAGATCGGGGCCAGCCCCGTGATAGCAGTCGACCCCATTGAAGTCAGACGGGAGGCTGCGCGAAACTCAGGAGCAGATTTTACTTTGGATCCAAAAGCGTGCGATGTTGGACTAGAGATCAAGAGCCTTACCGCTAAAACCGGTGCAGATTGCATAATCGAGACAAGCGGAGCTCCCTCCGCTCTGCAATCGGCTCTCAGAGGTCTTGCACATGGGGGAACGATTTCCTACGTTGCCTGGGCAAAGGAGTTTCTCGGGGGCATCAATTTTGGACGTGAAGCCCATTACAATTACGGACGGTTGATCTTCTCCCGTGCGGCAAGTGAACCGGGACCCGACTATCCGAGGTGGGACAGAAAAAGGGTTGAAAGAGTCTGCTGGGAGATGATATGCAAAGGTTCTATTCGCGGCGATGAAATAGTCAGTCCCGTCGTCGGCTTTGAAGAGTCCGCTAAAGCCTACTGCAAATACGTCGATACAAGTCCCGAGCTGAGCATCAAGCTCGGAGTTGCCTTCTGA
- a CDS encoding carbohydrate ABC transporter permease, whose amino-acid sequence MLRRKLFTRIVVFVVIAVALIWTLVPLAWILLSSFKFEADQFSMPPKWFPERITFQNYAKFFGNSEFVSSLINSVMITFFSTVIALMLGVPAAYALARFDWKHANTIAFVVLLARMTPPIVMVLPFFMIARYLGISNTYLPIVLALSFFSVPFAIWMMRGFFQEIPTSLEEAAMIDGCTRFQSLRIVVLPLVMPGLSATSILCALIAWNEFLFALVLTGRDTRPLPVLVNMFVSERNIEWGVMSAAAIITVLPMIVFGLLVQNDLVRGLTMGSSK is encoded by the coding sequence ATGCTTAGGAGGAAACTCTTTACCAGAATAGTGGTCTTTGTAGTCATAGCTGTGGCGCTAATCTGGACTCTGGTACCACTGGCTTGGATACTACTTTCCTCTTTCAAATTTGAGGCCGACCAGTTCTCGATGCCTCCCAAGTGGTTCCCAGAACGTATTACCTTCCAGAATTACGCGAAATTCTTCGGGAATTCAGAGTTTGTCAGCTCTTTAATCAACAGTGTCATGATAACGTTTTTCTCGACAGTTATAGCCCTTATGCTTGGCGTGCCGGCGGCTTACGCTCTGGCAAGGTTCGACTGGAAACATGCAAACACGATCGCTTTTGTCGTCCTGCTAGCAAGAATGACGCCGCCGATCGTCATGGTCCTGCCCTTCTTCATGATCGCCAGATATCTGGGAATCTCGAATACTTACCTTCCTATCGTATTGGCGCTTTCATTTTTCAGCGTCCCGTTCGCGATCTGGATGATGCGCGGTTTCTTTCAGGAGATCCCCACCTCTCTTGAAGAAGCTGCCATGATAGATGGGTGTACGCGATTTCAATCGTTGAGGATAGTCGTCCTCCCTCTCGTGATGCCAGGACTCTCGGCCACGTCCATACTATGCGCGCTCATCGCTTGGAACGAGTTTCTGTTTGCCCTGGTTCTTACAGGCAGAGACACCAGACCTCTACCCGTTCTGGTCAACATGTTTGTAAGCGAAAGAAACATAGAATGGGGAGTAATGAGCGCGGCGGCAATAATCACCGTACTCCCTATGATCGTTTTCGGTCTGCTCGTGCAAAACGACCTTGTTCGAGGTCTTACAATGGGAAGCTCTAAGTAG